The Thiohalophilus sp. genome has a window encoding:
- the bioF gene encoding 8-amino-7-oxononanoate synthase — MLKLQQALDERRARQLYRSRQVLEGPQGPRVVIDGREYLNFCSNDYLGLANHPEVKQAFKRGVDEFGVGSGAAHLVSGHARPHHQLEEELAGFVGRPRALLFSTGYMANLGVASALLGRKDAMFEDRINHASLIDAAQLSGARLQRYRHADSEHLQQLLGNSHATTRLIATDGVFSMDGDLAPLPALAQLARQHAAWLMVDDAHGLGVIGVSGRGSLEQYDLGINEVPILVGTLGKGFGTFGAFVAGEEALIETLIQQARSYIYTTALPPAVAEATRTSLQLVQTQGWRREKLQQLIDQFRAGAAQLGLQLGASTTPIQPWIVGETERAVALSETLKQQGILISAIRPPTVPQGTARLRITFSAAHEPADVTQLLDSIETVL, encoded by the coding sequence ATGTTGAAACTGCAGCAGGCTCTTGATGAGCGCCGGGCGCGGCAGTTGTATCGTTCGCGGCAGGTGCTGGAGGGACCGCAGGGGCCGCGGGTGGTGATCGACGGGCGTGAGTATCTGAATTTCTGCAGTAATGATTATCTCGGTCTGGCCAATCATCCCGAGGTTAAACAGGCGTTCAAACGGGGTGTCGATGAGTTCGGGGTCGGCAGCGGGGCGGCGCATCTGGTAAGCGGCCATGCCCGGCCTCATCATCAGCTGGAAGAGGAACTGGCCGGGTTTGTCGGACGGCCGCGGGCACTGTTGTTTTCCACCGGTTACATGGCCAATCTCGGCGTGGCCAGTGCGTTGCTCGGGCGCAAGGATGCGATGTTCGAGGATCGCATCAACCATGCCTCGCTGATCGATGCGGCGCAATTGTCCGGCGCGCGATTGCAACGTTACCGGCATGCTGACAGTGAACATCTGCAACAGCTGCTGGGCAACAGCCACGCAACAACCAGACTGATCGCCACTGATGGCGTTTTCAGCATGGACGGCGACCTGGCGCCGTTGCCGGCACTGGCGCAACTGGCCCGGCAGCACGCGGCCTGGTTGATGGTGGATGATGCCCACGGCCTGGGTGTGATCGGGGTCAGTGGGCGGGGCTCGCTGGAACAGTACGATCTGGGCATCAATGAGGTACCGATTCTGGTCGGCACGCTGGGCAAGGGTTTTGGCACGTTCGGCGCGTTTGTCGCCGGTGAGGAGGCCCTGATAGAGACCCTGATTCAGCAGGCGCGCAGTTATATCTATACCACGGCGCTGCCGCCGGCCGTGGCCGAGGCGACCCGGACCAGTCTGCAACTGGTGCAAACGCAAGGCTGGCGGCGGGAAAAACTGCAACAGTTGATCGATCAGTTCCGTGCCGGCGCCGCGCAACTGGGTCTGCAGCTGGGGGCGTCGACCACCCCCATCCAGCCATGGATCGTCGGCGAGACCGAACGGGCGGTGGCATTGAGCGAGACATTGAAACAGCAGGGCATCCTGATCAGCGCGATCCGTCCCCCGACCGTGCCGCAGGGCACGGCGCGGCTGCGTATTACCTTTTCGGCCGCGCATGAGCCGGCGGATGTCACGCAGCTGCTGGACAGTATCGAGACGGTGTTATAA
- a CDS encoding ComF family protein: protein MNNWLNFDLFRPICWLCHAPLAPGQPLCAGCLATLPHNHHACRHCALPVAPGQSECGQCLARPPRYQQALIPFIYAQPLDQLITAFKFQQRLQYARLLGELLADHLPQKPLATLDALLPVPLHPQRLRERGYNQSLEIGRFLARRYRLPLLKHLCHRVRPTAVQSNLPLAQRATNLRRAFQTHADLQGCAIGIIDDVVTSGHTVNELAHCLQRAGAGSITVIAIARADFPR, encoded by the coding sequence GTGAACAACTGGTTAAATTTCGACCTGTTTCGACCGATCTGCTGGCTCTGCCACGCGCCGCTGGCCCCCGGCCAGCCCCTGTGCGCGGGGTGTCTCGCGACCCTGCCACACAATCACCATGCCTGCCGCCATTGTGCCCTGCCCGTCGCCCCCGGCCAGAGCGAGTGCGGCCAGTGTCTGGCCCGCCCGCCGCGCTATCAACAGGCGCTGATCCCCTTTATCTACGCACAGCCCCTCGATCAATTGATCACCGCGTTCAAGTTTCAGCAGCGGCTGCAATATGCCCGCCTGCTGGGCGAGCTGCTGGCGGACCACCTGCCCCAAAAACCGCTCGCGACGCTGGATGCCCTGTTACCGGTTCCCCTGCATCCGCAACGCCTGCGGGAACGGGGCTACAACCAGTCGCTGGAAATCGGGCGTTTCCTTGCGCGGCGCTATCGCCTGCCCCTGCTGAAGCATCTCTGTCACCGGGTTCGTCCCACGGCCGTCCAGAGCAACTTGCCCCTGGCACAACGGGCAACGAATCTGCGCCGGGCGTTTCAGACCCATGCCGACCTGCAGGGTTGCGCCATTGGCATCATTGATGACGTGGTCACCAGCGGTCATACCGTCAACGAACTGGCCCATTGCCTGCAACGCGCCGGGGCCGGGTCGATTACCGTTATCGCGATTGCCCGGGCTGACTTTCCACGCTGA
- a CDS encoding tetratricopeptide repeat protein: MSLINQMLKDLEKRRADSVASPDGSLKGVNRYSVARRRPPYLVYALSASLVLVVALAGVLGWVYLNPLRLAEKATPVATAPAPAVESAPLPQPDTAQTAQPAETTPSEPATTNEDSAEEKVATASTSNNPATKPEPEPEPEAASPRTERRSTQTGSTANEAAGPVTKRNRPLSDEQRAELAYKQGYQLLGRDQTEAGERHLREALQHYRQHHRARELLAGVYIQSGRYVEAAALLKEGFALAPQNSQFAKLYARVLLKQDKLTQAIAVLERQPPPVGADRDYHALLAAIYQQAGYHLKAAATYRDLLRVNPRQGNWWLGLGISLEQLEKYTEARSAYERASNSPALPENLKEYAAKRMNALAAAGL; this comes from the coding sequence ATGAGCCTGATTAACCAGATGCTCAAGGATCTGGAAAAGCGTCGCGCCGATTCGGTGGCCTCACCGGACGGTTCGTTAAAAGGCGTGAACCGTTACAGCGTGGCGCGTCGGCGCCCGCCCTATCTGGTCTACGCCCTGAGCGCGTCGCTGGTATTGGTGGTAGCGCTGGCCGGCGTGCTTGGCTGGGTCTATCTCAATCCACTCCGGTTGGCCGAAAAGGCGACGCCGGTTGCCACGGCTCCCGCGCCAGCGGTCGAATCGGCACCGTTGCCGCAGCCGGACACCGCTCAAACGGCCCAGCCCGCTGAAACCACTCCTTCTGAGCCGGCCACGACGAATGAGGATTCGGCGGAAGAAAAAGTCGCGACGGCATCGACTTCGAACAACCCGGCAACGAAGCCGGAGCCAGAACCTGAACCGGAAGCCGCCTCGCCCCGGACCGAACGTCGTTCGACGCAAACCGGGTCGACGGCAAATGAAGCCGCCGGGCCGGTTACCAAACGAAACCGGCCATTGAGCGATGAGCAGCGCGCGGAACTGGCCTATAAACAGGGGTATCAATTGCTGGGCCGGGATCAAACCGAGGCCGGCGAACGCCATCTGCGTGAAGCCCTGCAACATTACCGGCAACATCACCGGGCCCGCGAACTGCTGGCCGGGGTTTATATTCAAAGCGGACGTTATGTGGAGGCCGCGGCCTTGCTGAAAGAGGGCTTCGCCCTGGCACCGCAGAACAGCCAGTTTGCCAAGCTCTATGCCCGCGTGCTGCTCAAGCAGGACAAACTGACACAGGCTATCGCCGTGCTCGAGCGCCAGCCGCCTCCGGTGGGGGCGGACCGTGATTATCATGCTCTGCTGGCGGCGATCTATCAGCAGGCGGGTTACCACCTCAAAGCGGCGGCAACCTACCGGGATCTGTTGCGGGTCAATCCCCGTCAGGGAAACTGGTGGCTCGGGTTAGGGATTTCCCTGGAACAACTGGAGAAATATACCGAGGCCCGCTCGGCCTATGAACGGGCAAGCAACAGCCCCGCCCTGCCGGAAAATCTTAAAGAGTATGCCGCCAAACGAATGAATGCACTGGCGGCGGCAGGATTGTAA
- the bioB gene encoding biotin synthase BioB has translation MTQTATATTLDNNLRHDWQVEEIDGLFNLPFNDLLFHAQQVHRNYFEPNQVQVSTLLSIKTGKCPEDCGYCPQSIRYDTGLEVEPLMPLDEVIESAKAAKANGSSRFCMGAAWRSPKDRDLEPVIEMVQAVKDLGLETCLTLGMLTESQTRRLKEAGLDYYNHNLDTSPEYYGEVITTRTYQDRLDTLEHVRNAGMHVCCGGILGMGESRYDRVRLMQQLANQPQHPESVPINMLVRVEGTPLQEAEDFDHIEFVRSIAVARILMPGSYVRLSAGREEMSDEMQALCFLAGANSVFYGEKLLTTPNPGADHDQQLFDKLGIQAI, from the coding sequence ATGACACAAACCGCCACCGCCACCACGCTTGATAACAATCTTCGTCATGACTGGCAGGTCGAGGAGATCGATGGCCTGTTCAACCTGCCATTCAATGATCTGCTGTTCCATGCCCAGCAGGTCCATCGGAACTATTTCGAGCCCAACCAGGTGCAAGTCAGCACGCTGCTGAGCATCAAGACCGGCAAGTGCCCCGAAGATTGTGGCTATTGTCCGCAAAGCATTCGCTACGATACCGGACTGGAAGTCGAACCCCTGATGCCGCTGGACGAGGTGATCGAATCGGCGAAGGCCGCCAAAGCCAACGGTTCCAGCCGTTTTTGCATGGGCGCGGCCTGGCGCAGTCCCAAGGATCGGGATCTGGAACCGGTGATCGAAATGGTCCAGGCGGTCAAGGATCTGGGCCTGGAAACCTGCCTGACCCTGGGCATGTTGACCGAAAGCCAGACCCGGCGGCTCAAAGAAGCGGGGCTGGATTATTACAATCACAACCTGGATACCTCGCCGGAATATTATGGCGAGGTGATCACGACCCGCACCTACCAGGATCGCCTCGATACCCTGGAACACGTGCGCAACGCCGGCATGCATGTCTGTTGCGGTGGCATCCTCGGCATGGGTGAGAGCCGCTATGACCGCGTTCGCCTGATGCAACAACTGGCCAATCAGCCGCAGCATCCCGAAAGCGTCCCCATCAACATGCTGGTGCGCGTGGAAGGCACGCCGCTACAGGAAGCCGAGGATTTCGATCACATCGAATTCGTGCGCAGCATCGCCGTGGCCCGAATCCTGATGCCCGGATCCTACGTGCGCCTGTCGGCCGGACGCGAGGAGATGTCCGATGAAATGCAGGCGCTGTGTTTCCTGGCCGGCGCCAACTCGGTCTTCTACGGCGAAAAACTGCTGACCACCCCCAACCCCGGCGCCGATCACGACCAGCAACTGTTCGATAAACTCGGCATCCAGGCGATATAA
- the mshL gene encoding pilus (MSHA type) biogenesis protein MshL, with product MIKTLKMTLIAGCLAQLAACAGTRPPPATLESIDEALNEAGARSADRQSGAPASISEALMPQFNLQLPDSSGIDTEPRFDIKVNRASARRFFMELVEGTPHNMVMHPEVEGRITLDLKNVTVADVMEVVRDVYGYDYDQTRTGFKVFPNTLTSRIFKLDYLDIKRKGVSNLRVSSGQVTENAPTSGTSGLAGGGFGGTSNINQPGGQRNSLSGSSINTESESDFWKDMDSAIKTIVGNKEGRNVVVNPQSGLVVVNAMPAELRAVERFIQSTQDVVQRQVILEAKIIEVELNDQFQSGINWSALHDTANNSFLLNQTGGGSVFGGSGVADTAGSDGNLNPGSLNQVDGSAASAFGGVFSMALNIGNDFAAFIELLKTQGDVQVLSSPKVSTINNQKAVIKVGEDEFFITDVASNTDITTGTSTTSSNVELTPFFSGVALDVIPQISDDGNIILHIHPSVSTVTEKTKNISVSSTTNFSVPLAISTIRESDSIIRARSGQVVVIGGLMQDSVSDEDASVPLLGDLPLIGGLFRHTREVTRKSELIILLKPVLVEGDETWSDAVRSSQERIRRMRNRQ from the coding sequence ATGATAAAAACACTGAAAATGACGCTTATCGCAGGTTGCCTCGCGCAGCTGGCCGCCTGCGCGGGGACCCGGCCGCCACCGGCGACGCTGGAGTCGATTGACGAGGCGCTCAATGAAGCGGGGGCGCGCTCGGCCGATCGGCAAAGCGGTGCACCGGCCAGTATCAGCGAGGCCCTGATGCCACAGTTTAATCTGCAGTTACCCGACAGCAGCGGCATCGATACCGAGCCGCGCTTCGATATCAAGGTCAATCGCGCCAGCGCACGCCGTTTTTTCATGGAGCTGGTGGAAGGCACGCCGCACAACATGGTGATGCACCCGGAGGTGGAGGGGCGCATTACCCTGGATTTGAAAAATGTGACCGTGGCCGACGTGATGGAAGTGGTGCGCGATGTTTACGGCTATGATTATGACCAGACCCGCACCGGCTTCAAGGTGTTCCCCAACACCCTGACCTCACGCATTTTCAAACTCGATTATCTGGATATCAAACGCAAGGGCGTTTCCAACCTGCGGGTCAGTTCCGGCCAGGTCACCGAGAACGCACCGACGAGCGGTACCAGCGGACTGGCCGGGGGCGGTTTTGGCGGGACGAGCAATATCAACCAGCCGGGCGGTCAGCGTAACAGTCTGTCAGGCAGTTCCATCAATACCGAATCCGAGTCGGACTTCTGGAAAGATATGGACTCGGCCATCAAGACCATCGTGGGAAACAAGGAGGGGCGCAATGTGGTGGTCAATCCCCAGTCGGGGCTGGTGGTGGTCAATGCCATGCCGGCGGAACTGCGTGCGGTGGAACGCTTTATCCAGTCCACGCAGGATGTGGTGCAGCGTCAGGTGATTCTGGAAGCCAAGATCATCGAGGTCGAACTCAATGACCAGTTCCAGAGTGGTATCAACTGGTCGGCCCTGCACGACACGGCCAATAACAGTTTCTTGCTCAACCAGACCGGCGGCGGCAGTGTCTTTGGTGGATCGGGCGTGGCGGATACCGCCGGTAGCGACGGCAATCTCAACCCCGGTTCCCTGAATCAGGTGGACGGTTCGGCGGCATCGGCTTTCGGCGGGGTGTTCTCCATGGCGCTGAACATCGGCAACGATTTTGCCGCCTTTATCGAACTACTCAAGACCCAGGGTGATGTGCAGGTTCTGTCCAGCCCCAAGGTGTCGACCATTAACAATCAGAAGGCCGTCATCAAGGTGGGCGAGGACGAGTTCTTTATTACCGACGTGGCGTCCAATACCGACATTACCACCGGTACCTCGACCACCAGCAGCAATGTCGAACTGACTCCGTTCTTCAGCGGGGTAGCGCTGGATGTGATTCCGCAGATCAGCGATGACGGCAATATCATTTTGCATATTCATCCGTCTGTCAGCACGGTCACTGAAAAAACCAAAAACATCAGTGTCTCCTCGACCACCAATTTCAGTGTGCCGCTGGCGATCAGTACCATTCGCGAATCGGACAGTATCATCCGCGCGCGCAGCGGGCAGGTGGTCGTCATCGGGGGCCTGATGCAGGATTCGGTCTCCGATGAGGATGCCTCGGTTCCGCTGCTCGGGGATCTGCCGTTGATTGGCGGTCTGTTTCGCCATACCCGTGAAGTGACCCGCAAGAGCGAGCTGATCATTTTGCTCAAGCCGGTGCTGGTCGAAGGTGATGAAACCTGGTCCGATGCGGTACGTTCCTCGCAGGAGCGGATCCGACGCATGCGTAACCGGCAGTAG
- a CDS encoding chorismate--pyruvate lyase family protein gives MKRCAHRFCQPVWRRREQLLTPPPIADWLFDTGSLTRRLQQACAGHFRVELVDQHWARPQLNERRRLGMSARHLALIRQVYLYCDDTPCVFARTIIPRPTLSGAERHLAVLGNRPLGAVLFADPRMHREPMEFTRLQAGERLFGAAVQRLDAVPAVIWGRRSLFYLAAKPLLVNEIFLPAIEKL, from the coding sequence ATGAAACGTTGTGCCCACCGTTTTTGCCAGCCGGTCTGGCGTCGACGCGAGCAGTTGCTGACCCCGCCGCCGATCGCCGACTGGTTGTTCGATACCGGTTCACTGACCCGGCGTTTACAACAGGCCTGTGCCGGCCACTTCCGGGTCGAGCTGGTCGACCAGCACTGGGCCCGACCGCAGCTCAACGAACGGCGCCGCCTGGGAATGTCCGCGCGACATCTGGCGCTGATCCGCCAGGTTTACCTGTACTGCGATGACACGCCCTGCGTGTTTGCCCGCACGATTATTCCCCGTCCGACCCTCAGTGGCGCCGAGCGCCATCTCGCTGTGCTGGGTAACCGGCCGCTGGGCGCGGTGCTGTTCGCCGATCCCCGCATGCATCGCGAGCCAATGGAATTCACCCGCCTGCAGGCCGGCGAGCGTCTGTTCGGGGCGGCGGTGCAGCGGCTCGATGCCGTGCCGGCCGTGATCTGGGGCCGCCGTTCGCTGTTTTACCTGGCAGCCAAGCCGCTGCTGGTGAACGAAATTTTTCTGCCCGCGATCGAAAAACTGTGA
- a CDS encoding general secretion pathway protein GspB encodes MFDRAATGLLMLGLVFATPVAAQLDDPTRPPGYRLYVPGGKSAAPSWHVDTIKIGEQERIAVINGQRVREGDSVNGARVLAIQPGYVQLRYKQEEIAIRLVPGGIRKQFR; translated from the coding sequence GTGTTTGACAGGGCCGCTACCGGGTTGTTGATGTTGGGGCTGGTATTCGCCACGCCGGTGGCCGCGCAGCTGGATGATCCGACCCGCCCGCCGGGTTATCGACTGTATGTGCCGGGGGGCAAATCGGCGGCGCCCAGCTGGCATGTGGACACTATCAAGATCGGCGAGCAAGAACGGATCGCCGTGATCAACGGCCAGCGCGTCCGCGAGGGCGACAGTGTTAACGGCGCCAGGGTGCTGGCGATTCAGCCCGGCTATGTGCAGTTGCGCTACAAACAGGAAGAGATCGCTATCCGGCTCGTACCGGGTGGCATTCGCAAACAGTTTCGCTAG
- the ubiA gene encoding 4-hydroxybenzoate octaprenyltransferase yields the protein MNSQRPVINRDQIRDRLYQYFLLTRLHRPIGIFLLLWPTLWALWIAAEGFPRLEVFVVFVLGVILMRSAGCVINDYADREFDPHVSRTRERPIASGKVRPREALGLFVGLCLLAFLLVLTMNRLTIYLAFVGAALAAIYPFMKRYTHLPQVVLGMAFGWAIPMAFAAQAGEVPKVAWLLFVINVVWSVAYDTMYAMSDREDDLKVGVKSTAILFGDADRLIVGLMQGLVLLGLLLLGRQLALGTPYYIGLLAALGFALYQQYLIRDREPAACFRAFLNNSWLGGAVFAGLLVAYAWG from the coding sequence ATGAATTCGCAGCGACCGGTGATAAACCGCGATCAGATTCGCGACCGCCTGTATCAGTATTTCCTGCTGACCCGTCTGCACCGACCGATTGGTATTTTCCTGCTGTTATGGCCCACCCTGTGGGCGCTGTGGATCGCGGCCGAGGGGTTTCCGCGGCTGGAGGTGTTCGTGGTGTTTGTGCTGGGCGTGATCCTGATGCGCTCGGCCGGCTGCGTGATTAACGATTACGCCGATCGCGAGTTCGACCCGCATGTGTCGCGCACTCGCGAGCGACCCATCGCCAGCGGCAAGGTGCGTCCGCGCGAGGCGCTGGGACTGTTCGTGGGGCTCTGTTTACTGGCCTTTTTGCTGGTTCTGACCATGAACCGGCTGACGATCTATCTGGCCTTCGTCGGCGCGGCGCTGGCGGCGATCTACCCCTTTATGAAGCGTTATACCCATTTGCCCCAGGTGGTGCTGGGCATGGCCTTCGGCTGGGCGATTCCCATGGCGTTTGCGGCCCAGGCCGGCGAAGTGCCAAAGGTGGCCTGGCTGCTGTTTGTGATCAACGTGGTCTGGTCGGTGGCCTACGACACCATGTATGCCATGTCCGACCGCGAGGACGACCTGAAGGTCGGGGTCAAATCCACCGCCATCCTGTTCGGCGACGCGGACCGCTTGATCGTCGGCCTGATGCAGGGGCTGGTCTTGCTGGGACTGCTGTTGCTGGGGCGTCAGCTGGCGCTGGGAACACCTTATTATATAGGCCTGCTGGCGGCGCTTGGTTTTGCCCTGTATCAGCAGTACCTGATCCGGGATCGGGAACCGGCGGCCTGTTTTCGGGCCTTTTTGAACAACAGCTGGCTGGGCGGGGCGGTGTTTGCCGGGCTGCTGGTGGCTTACGCCTGGGGCTGA
- the pilM gene encoding pilus assembly protein PilM, whose product MHLSDQGIAVAAVRYQGEQPVLVACEFVTASPAERPRALAKVLDGEALNGMRVSTVLNHGEFDLQMIEAPEVAEDELQAAVRWRIKDRLEFDINEAVLDVFTIPGQQERGRRPMVYVVAARQERVKQYIDELEGAGADLCCVDIPELAQRNLAVRLPEDARGVAMLSLGPDSGLLTLTREGTIYLARELDVGYRMLESSAAAAGSGDGLQLEAGSSPDQQRALDTIVLEVQRSLDYFESHFGLPPISHLALAPTPAPLPDLLEYLGSNLGVSIKPLELGELLEAEPLPDRSLQAETLLAIGAALRGPGI is encoded by the coding sequence GTGCATCTCTCCGATCAGGGTATCGCCGTGGCGGCCGTCCGTTACCAGGGGGAGCAGCCGGTACTGGTCGCGTGTGAATTCGTGACCGCCAGCCCGGCCGAACGCCCCCGGGCGCTGGCCAAGGTGCTGGACGGGGAGGCCCTGAACGGCATGCGGGTCAGCACCGTGCTCAATCACGGCGAATTCGATCTGCAAATGATCGAGGCGCCGGAGGTAGCCGAGGACGAGTTACAGGCGGCGGTACGCTGGCGCATCAAGGACCGGCTCGAGTTCGATATCAATGAGGCGGTGCTGGATGTGTTTACCATCCCGGGTCAGCAGGAGCGCGGTCGCCGGCCCATGGTGTATGTGGTCGCGGCCCGCCAGGAGCGGGTCAAACAGTACATCGACGAACTGGAGGGGGCCGGCGCGGATCTCTGCTGCGTGGATATTCCCGAGCTGGCGCAGCGCAATCTGGCCGTGCGTCTGCCCGAGGACGCCCGCGGGGTGGCCATGTTGTCGCTGGGCCCTGATTCGGGCCTGCTGACCCTGACCCGCGAAGGCACGATTTATCTGGCGCGGGAGCTGGATGTGGGCTATCGCATGCTCGAGTCGAGCGCCGCGGCAGCCGGCAGCGGCGATGGCCTGCAGCTGGAGGCCGGAAGCTCGCCGGATCAGCAGCGGGCGTTGGACACCATCGTGCTGGAAGTGCAGCGCTCGCTGGATTACTTCGAAAGCCATTTCGGTTTGCCCCCCATCAGTCATCTGGCTCTCGCTCCGACCCCGGCGCCGTTGCCCGATTTGCTCGAATACCTGGGCAGTAACCTCGGGGTGTCGATCAAGCCGCTGGAACTGGGTGAGCTGCTCGAGGCGGAGCCCCTGCCGGATCGAAGCCTCCAGGCCGAAACACTGCTGGCCATCGGAGCCGCACTGCGGGGGCCGGGAATATGA
- a CDS encoding ExeA family protein, which translates to MYLQHFGLREAPFSITPDTAYFFSYGHYADALNTLLVALRSGEGFIKVTGEVGTGKTLLCRKLLNSMDKEFVSAYIPNPQLSPYGLQAGLASELGIALSNRPYGHHQLQKMITDRLVELTSEGKKVVLCLDEAQAMPTETLETLRLLTNLETEKYKLLQVVLFGQPELDERLNTRQVRQLKQRITFSYRLEPIDREGLDSYVSHRLVVAGYQGGALFEHRAMRTLYKCSRGIPRLINILSHKAMMAAYGRGDTTVDEQHMRLAVKDTEDAQLSHPPRRHWPWWLAAVTVLVSVALLYWQGDRLQGVSL; encoded by the coding sequence ATGTATTTGCAACATTTCGGACTGCGGGAAGCGCCCTTTTCGATTACCCCGGATACCGCCTATTTTTTCTCTTACGGCCATTATGCCGATGCCCTGAATACGTTACTGGTGGCTTTGCGCAGCGGGGAGGGGTTTATCAAGGTGACCGGCGAGGTCGGTACCGGTAAAACGTTGCTGTGCCGCAAGCTGCTCAACTCCATGGACAAGGAGTTTGTCTCGGCCTACATCCCCAATCCGCAGTTGAGCCCCTATGGCCTGCAGGCGGGATTGGCCTCGGAACTCGGTATTGCTCTGTCCAACCGGCCCTATGGGCATCATCAATTACAAAAAATGATCACCGATCGGCTGGTCGAGCTGACCAGTGAAGGCAAGAAAGTTGTGTTGTGTCTTGATGAGGCACAGGCCATGCCTACAGAAACGCTGGAGACCCTGCGCCTGTTGACCAACCTGGAGACCGAGAAGTACAAGTTGTTGCAGGTCGTGCTATTCGGCCAGCCGGAACTGGACGAACGCCTTAATACCCGTCAGGTGCGTCAGCTCAAGCAACGCATTACCTTCTCCTATCGACTGGAACCGATCGATCGCGAGGGACTCGATTCCTATGTGTCGCACCGGCTGGTGGTGGCCGGCTATCAGGGGGGCGCCCTGTTCGAGCACCGGGCGATGCGGACCCTGTACAAGTGCAGTCGCGGTATACCGCGTTTGATCAATATTCTGTCCCACAAGGCGATGATGGCCGCCTACGGACGGGGAGATACCACGGTTGACGAGCAACATATGCGCCTGGCGGTCAAAGACACCGAGGATGCGCAGCTGTCGCATCCACCGCGCCGGCACTGGCCGTGGTGGCTGGCGGCAGTCACCGTGCTGGTGTCGGTCGCCCTGTTGTACTGGCAGGGAGACAGGTTGCAGGGAGTCAGTTTATGA
- a CDS encoding PilN domain-containing protein, whose amino-acid sequence MMANQQINLYQDLFREQQLPVSARQVSRALPGLIVLLALVSGFVQWQQQGLDAELAEREQRKAELEHQVATLREKLAAREGDQQLQQAVEALNKELAVKQQILQALSGKRFGNTEGFEAHLTGLARQRIDGLWLTELALRQGGTRLDMQGRSLKPEYVPNYLQKLSAEAIFAGTEFDNFSIRRNADQPRQLDFQLQSRVKQEAAE is encoded by the coding sequence ATGATGGCGAACCAGCAGATCAATCTCTATCAGGATCTTTTCCGCGAACAGCAGCTGCCGGTCTCGGCGCGGCAGGTGAGCCGGGCGCTGCCGGGCCTGATCGTGTTGCTGGCACTGGTGTCCGGCTTCGTGCAATGGCAGCAACAGGGGCTCGATGCCGAGCTGGCGGAACGCGAACAGCGCAAGGCCGAGCTGGAACACCAGGTCGCGACACTGCGCGAAAAACTCGCGGCCCGTGAGGGCGATCAACAGTTGCAGCAGGCCGTCGAGGCATTGAATAAAGAGCTGGCAGTCAAGCAACAGATTCTGCAGGCGCTGTCCGGCAAACGTTTTGGCAATACCGAAGGCTTTGAGGCACATCTGACGGGGCTGGCACGCCAGCGCATCGACGGGCTGTGGTTGACCGAACTGGCCCTGCGCCAGGGCGGCACGCGCCTTGACATGCAGGGGCGCAGTCTCAAGCCCGAGTATGTGCCCAACTATTTGCAGAAACTGTCCGCCGAGGCGATCTTCGCCGGCACCGAATTCGATAATTTCAGTATCCGTCGTAACGCGGACCAGCCCCGGCAGCTGGATTTTCAGTTGCAAAGCCGGGTGAAGCAGGAGGCCGCCGAATGA